A window of Kribbella voronezhensis genomic DNA:
CTCGCGACTGGAACGAGAGGAATGAAGTGGCACACTTCCGTACCACCGCCGAAATCTGAGGGGCCTGTACCCCTAGGCAAACAGGCCTGTCAGCTCATCGGTGTCAGTTCGTTCCGATCGTCAAGCAACGAAGGGTTGTCGCCCCCGTCCCGGTTCAGCCGGCGATCGCGTAGAGAGAGGTCGCGCGGCCGGCCGCCGTACCCAGGTGCGGATCCGGATCGAGGAGACGGATGCAGGTGCCGGTGCGGTCGGCGAAGACGGCGTACCGGCCCAGGGAACTGGTGATCGGAGCGATCAGCCAATCGAGGTCGGAATGTGCCTCGAAGAAGGTGTCCACGTCGCCGACGTCGTACACACCACCGCAGCCCAGCGCGGCTTCAGCAGGGTCGCGGACGAGCACGATTGTCGCCTCGCCACGCGGTGGCGCGAGCAACGCGGTGTCGTCATCGGGCCAGGCGACCGGGTCGAGGCCGAGGGTGCGGTAGTAGTCGACACTGGCCTCCAGGTGTTCGACCGGACGGCATTCGAACAGCAACTTCATCGCTTTCCCTCCTGCTTGGTCTGCTCGGCCGGTTCCTGACCCGGTCGGCGCCGGCCCGCCTCTCGTACGGCGAGAGTCCGGGCGCCGATGTCCGAGATGCGGTCCGCCAAGGCCGGGTGATCACGGGTGAGCTGTACGCCGGCTGCCGCGAGCGGGCCGAGCAGCGCGGCGGAGTCGTTCTGGCCCAAGGCGTCATGGACCCGATCGACGCTGGCCTGCGCGGGACTGTCGAGATCGGCCAGCGAGGCCACCTGCCCGGCGAGCCGGCGCAGGTCGGCCGCGTTCTCCCTCGCCCAGACGGCCACCGCCCGGTCGCTGGCCCGCTGCTCCCGCGCGGCCTGGACCCGCTGCTCGCCGTTCATCGTCGGATCGGCGGCATTCGGGCTGATCCTCAGATACCGGCGCTCGGCCGCCTGCCTGCTGGCCACGCCGAGCGCCGGCGCGAGCTGGGCCCAGCTGACCCCGCCGGCTCGCGCGGCGTCGATCAGCCGGGGCTCCCACTGGCTCAGCTGCTCCCGCACCTCGCGGAGCCGGACGAGGGCATCGAGCACCTCGGCCGGGTCCCTGTCGTCGAGGCCGGCCAGCACATCAACGAGGAACGCCACAGCGGCGCCGGCGTCGATGTCGGCGCCGGTCTCAGCGTCTGTCTCGGGGCCGGTCTCGGCGCCTGTCTCTGGGCCGCTCTCGTCCAGCTGGTTCGGGTTCGCGGTCTCAGCCATGTCCAGGTCCTCGGGTCGGAGTGGCCGCAGGCATCGCGGCCGCGGCTCAGGCGTCGATCTGCTGCTGCTCCGACGACGCGCCGCCGATACTGATCTTGCGGGGTTTCGCCTGCGCGGCGACCGGGATCCTCACGGTCAGTACGCCGTTGTCGTACGCCGCCTCGATCCGGTCCGCGTCCAGGGTGTCGCCCAGGAACAACTGCCGGGAGAAGACGCCCAGCGGGCGCTCGGCCACCTGCATCTCCACGCCCTCGGCGACCGCGGCCGGCCGGCGCTCGGCCTTCACCGTCAACACGTTCCGCTCGACGTCCAGGTCGATGGCCTCGGCCGGCACACCCGGCAGATCGAAGACCACGACGAATTCGTCGCCCGACCGGTAGGCGTCCATCGGCATCGGGTTCGGCTTGGACCAGGTGCCGGCGCTCGTACCGCCGGTCATCAACTGGGCCAGCCGGTCGAACTCACGGAACGGGTCAGTGCGCATCAACATCGTTCCACCTCCAGACCATTCGACTTGTCGGTGTCAACACGCAGCAGTTTTATACCCCGTCATCGATTCGATGACAAGTCCTCTGTCGTCACCTTGATGACACCGTGTCGCGCTCAGAGGTCCTGGTCCAGCCAGACCCGGTCCCGCAGCGGAATACCGTCGATGACGATCCCCTCGGGATACCCCTCAGCGGGCCCGAACACGTCCCGCTCGACCTTCAACAGCCGGAATCCCTGGCGCTGGTAGAAACGAAGATTGCCGGTGTCAGCCGAGGCCGTGGACACCGTGATCCGGCGTACACCACGCTCGCGGCAGCGCCGAAGCGCGGCCGCCACGAGTGCGCGGCCGACCCCAGTACCACGGTGCGTCTCGGCCACCGCCAAGCTCTTCAGCTCGGCCTCGTCACCGTCGCCGACCAGCTGCAGATGCCCGACGACCTCACCGCCGTCGTCGGCCACGAGGATGTCACCGAGACCGAGGTACGCATCGATCCCCTGCTCGGAGTCGTCAGCCTCGCGAAAGAGCGGCCGCAGCACCTCCCGATCCCCCTCGAAGAGCCGAATGCGCGGTTCGCGGGCGGGCGTCATCGCACACCACCGGTGGAGCTGAGGCTGCGGAGGTGGTCGATCATGGTGTTGACAGCGGTCCGGAGCGGCGCCGGATCCCGACGAATCTGACTGAGCAGCAGACCACCCTGTACTGCGGCCAGCAGGGCAACCGCCAGTTCGCCGGGGTCGGCGTCCGCGGCGAGTTCGCCGCGGTCCTGCATCCGCTCCAAGCCGCTACGCAGTAGCCCTTCCCACGACTCGAAAGCGCTGGCCAGCTGGACCCGCGCCACCGGATCGGCCTCGGACAGGTCGCTCGCGAGCGAGCCCAGCGGGCAGCCGCCGACACACTGCACCTTGGTCAGGAGGCCGATCATCAGGTCCCGCCAGTCGCCCAGACCCTCGAGGTCGTCCAGCCGGTCGAGGCCCTCGTGCTGGATGCCCATCACCTGCCCGGCCTGGTGATCGACCACGGCGAGAACCAGCGCGTCCTTGCCCGGGAAGTAGTGGTAGAGCTGCGACGGACTGACGCCGGCGGTGACCTGGATGTCCTCGATCGTCGTCCGGGCGACCCCCTGCTCCAGCATCAGCCGCGCTGCGGCCTGCACGATCCGATCACGCGTCACCTGCCCTTTGCGGGTCAACCTGTCCGTCGCCATGGTTCGAGGGTACACAAAATTTTGGAGTTGATACTCCATTTTTGGATCCGCAGGATTGGAGCATCTACTCCAGAGCTACCGATGGGACAGTGAAATCCCTCGCCCACCACCTGCGAACGACCATCCACACCGGCCTCACCTGCAGCTACGACCCAGGCCCCACCGAGAGTCCACACTGGATTCTCGACTGAGGCTCACCCAGCGACGCCCTAAGCAGCGCCTGCCTGCCGTTGACCAGTGCGGAAGAAGGCGAGCACATCGTCTGGGGTGGGGAGGTCGGCCATGGGGCGCGTGGCCCCGAAGGGGGCGTTCCAGAAGTCGCCGGTGCGCGGGCTCCATGGGCCGACGTACGCGTACGGCTCGGGGATGGCGTCGTCGCCCGGTGAGACGCCGTAGTTGATCTCGTCCAGCGTGATGGCGACATCGAAATGCTCCGGCCACAGGACCGGGGTGGCGTCGGGGTCGAGGGCGCGCAAGGCGGCGTCACCGCGGGCGAAGGCGTCGGCGATGAGGCGCGCCGCCGCCGGGTCGAGCTCGATCCGGGAGTCCGGCGCGATCTTCGGGCCACCGGAGTAGACGTCGTCCAATCGGGTCGCCTCGACGCCGGCCTGCTTCGCGCGCTCGGCAAAGGTCCCGCCGGAGAGCTCGAACGACCCACCCGGTACGACGAGCAGGTCGCCGACCACGCTGAGGTCGGGCGCCGTGACCGTCGCGAACCCACCCGGTACGACGCGTAGCCGGATTCCACCACCGAGGCGGTGCTGCGGGCCGGCCAAAATCAGCTCGGCCACCCCGTGCAGAGCTCGTCGCGTGCTCACCAGTTTCTGTTCGTCCATGGTTCTGAGTCTCCTCGTGTAACGCCCGGCGCCCTGACGGCACTGATCCTTCAGACACGTTCGTGTCGCCGAGGTGGGGAGGCGTTACATGGCCGAGGACGGCTGGCATCGGGTCGAACCCGTCGACGTACCGGAGGACGGCCGGGTTCGCAGTGTGGTCGTGGACGGCCGGAGCGTCGCTCTGGCGCGCTGCGGGGCCCGGCTGGGAGCACTGGACAACCACTGTCCACACCAAGGCGGCCCGCTCGGGGAGGGCTCGATCGAGAAGGGTCTGCTGCGCTGCCCTTGGCACGGGTACGACTACGACCCGATCACCGGACAACCGCCCGAGGGGTTCTCCGACGGGGTGACCGCCTATCCCGTCGACGAACGAGCCGATGGGGTCTACGTCCGGCTTCCCGGCGTACCGGAGGAGGTGCGGACGGTGTCGGACGTGCTGGTCGAGACGTTGGTTGCCCATGGCATCAGTCATGTCTTCGGGATGGTCGGGCATTCCAACCTCGGGTTCGCCGAGGCGATGCGTCGCGCGGAGGAGCGTGGCGAACTCACCTACATCGGCATCCGGCACGAGGGTGCCGCGGCCTTCGCGGCCGGCGCCTACGGCAAACTCACCGGCCGTCCCGCCGCCTGCTTCGCCATCGCCGGCCCCGGTTCCACCAACCTGCTGACCGGCCTGTACGACGCCAAGCTCGACGGCTCCCCCGTTCTCGCCGTCTCCGGCCAGGTCCCGTCCAAGGTGCTCGGTCGCGGCGCGTTCCAGGACCTCGATCTCACCGCGGTCTTCAAGGACGTGGCGGTCTCGAGCACCGCGATCCAGGCCGGCAGCGACCACGCCGAGCTGGCCGGTCTCGCGGTGAAGCACGCGATCGACGGCCGGGGCGTGGCTCATCTGGTGCTGCCGGACGAGGTCCAGGTGCTGCCCTCGGACTCTCCCGCGGCAACGCCTCGCGGACGGCTGTCGGCCCGCCGGATCCGTCCGGACGAGGACGCGTTGACACGGGCCGCAACGCTGATCCGCGACGCCCGCAGGCCGGTGATGATCGTCGGCCACGGCGCGCGCGGAGCAGAAGCCGAAGTACGCCTGCTCGCCGAGCACCTCAACGCTCCGGTGCTGACCACCTTCAAGGCCAAGGGGCTCGTACCGGACACACATCCGCTCGGCGCCGGAGTCCTCGGTCGCAGCGGAACGCCGGTGGCCAGCTGGCTGATGAACGAGTCCGACCTGCTCCTCGTCGTCGGCGCCTCGTTCTCCAACCACACCGGCATCGCGGCGTACAAGCAGATCGTGCAGCTCGACGACGACCACGCCGCGATCGGCCGGTTCGACGCCGTCACGGTGGACGTGCTCGGCGACGCGGCACTCAGCCTCACCGCCCTGATCGACCGGCTGCCGGAGACGAAGGCCACGGATCAACGTCTCGACGTCGCCGAGCGCTGGGCGATCTGGCGGGCGGAGAAGGCGCGACGGGTGAACGACGACCGCGGTCGCGGTGTCTCGGCGGCCGCCGTCTTCGACGTACTCTCCCGGCACCTGCCCGCTGACGCGGTCGTGACTGTTGACGTCGGCAACCATGCCTACTCGCTGGGCCGGTATCTGGAGTCGAAAGGCCAACCGGTGTTGATGTCCGGCTACCTCGGCTCGATCGGCTTCGGTTATCCGGCGGCACTGGGCGCCTGGGCGGCAGCACCCGGCCGCCCGATCGTCGCGGTCACCGGCGACGGTGGCTTCGGCCAGTACGCCGCCGAGCTGACCACCGCGGTGAAGTACGGCATCGGCATCAAGCACGTGCTGCTGAACAACAACGCACTCGGCAAGATCAGCAAGGAACAACTGGCCGCCGACTATCCCGTCTGGCACACCTCACTCGTCAACCCCGACTGGGCGCAGTACGCCCGTCTCTGCGGCGCGACCGGACTGCGGGTCGACCGCCGCGAAGACCTCGAGGCGGCGATGACCGAACTGTTCGCGACCGACGGCCCTGTCCTGCTCTGCATCGAGCAGGACGCCGAACTGCTGTGAATCCCCTGACCCACAAGGAGAAAACCGCAATGACCGACACCCGGTACGACGACCTGCGCGCGTTGTTCGTCAACTGCACCCTGAAGCGTTCGCCCGAGCCGAGCAACACCGAGGGTCTGGTCGAGGTGAGTCGCAGGATCATGGAGAAGCACGGTGTCCAGGTCGACGTGATCCGCGCGATCGACCACGACATCGCGACCGGCGTCTGGCCCGACATGACCGAGCACGGCTGGGAAGTGGACGAATGGCCGGCGATCCAGGAGAAGGTGATGGCGGCCGACATCCTCGTCATCGCCGGCCCGATCTGGCTCGGCGACAACAGTTCCGTCACCAAGCAGGTGATCGAGCGGCTCTACGGCAACTCCTCGATCCTCAACTCCGCGGGCCAGTACGCGTACTACGGCCGCGTCGGCGGCTGCCTGATCACCGGCAACGAGGACGGCGTCAAGCAC
This region includes:
- a CDS encoding Hsp20/alpha crystallin family protein, whose product is MLMRTDPFREFDRLAQLMTGGTSAGTWSKPNPMPMDAYRSGDEFVVVFDLPGVPAEAIDLDVERNVLTVKAERRPAAVAEGVEMQVAERPLGVFSRQLFLGDTLDADRIEAAYDNGVLTVRIPVAAQAKPRKISIGGASSEQQQIDA
- a CDS encoding GNAT family N-acetyltransferase, which encodes MTPAREPRIRLFEGDREVLRPLFREADDSEQGIDAYLGLGDILVADDGGEVVGHLQLVGDGDEAELKSLAVAETHRGTGVGRALVAAALRRCRERGVRRITVSTASADTGNLRFYQRQGFRLLKVERDVFGPAEGYPEGIVIDGIPLRDRVWLDQDL
- a CDS encoding TetR/AcrR family transcriptional regulator, with the protein product MATDRLTRKGQVTRDRIVQAAARLMLEQGVARTTIEDIQVTAGVSPSQLYHYFPGKDALVLAVVDHQAGQVMGIQHEGLDRLDDLEGLGDWRDLMIGLLTKVQCVGGCPLGSLASDLSEADPVARVQLASAFESWEGLLRSGLERMQDRGELAADADPGELAVALLAAVQGGLLLSQIRRDPAPLRTAVNTMIDHLRSLSSTGGVR
- a CDS encoding thiamine pyrophosphate-binding protein, with translation MAEDGWHRVEPVDVPEDGRVRSVVVDGRSVALARCGARLGALDNHCPHQGGPLGEGSIEKGLLRCPWHGYDYDPITGQPPEGFSDGVTAYPVDERADGVYVRLPGVPEEVRTVSDVLVETLVAHGISHVFGMVGHSNLGFAEAMRRAEERGELTYIGIRHEGAAAFAAGAYGKLTGRPAACFAIAGPGSTNLLTGLYDAKLDGSPVLAVSGQVPSKVLGRGAFQDLDLTAVFKDVAVSSTAIQAGSDHAELAGLAVKHAIDGRGVAHLVLPDEVQVLPSDSPAATPRGRLSARRIRPDEDALTRAATLIRDARRPVMIVGHGARGAEAEVRLLAEHLNAPVLTTFKAKGLVPDTHPLGAGVLGRSGTPVASWLMNESDLLLVVGASFSNHTGIAAYKQIVQLDDDHAAIGRFDAVTVDVLGDAALSLTALIDRLPETKATDQRLDVAERWAIWRAEKARRVNDDRGRGVSAAAVFDVLSRHLPADAVVTVDVGNHAYSLGRYLESKGQPVLMSGYLGSIGFGYPAALGAWAAAPGRPIVAVTGDGGFGQYAAELTTAVKYGIGIKHVLLNNNALGKISKEQLAADYPVWHTSLVNPDWAQYARLCGATGLRVDRREDLEAAMTELFATDGPVLLCIEQDAELL
- a CDS encoding flavodoxin family protein; its protein translation is MTDTRYDDLRALFVNCTLKRSPEPSNTEGLVEVSRRIMEKHGVQVDVIRAIDHDIATGVWPDMTEHGWEVDEWPAIQEKVMAADILVIAGPIWLGDNSSVTKQVIERLYGNSSILNSAGQYAYYGRVGGCLITGNEDGVKHCAMNILYSLQHLGYTVPPQADAGWIGEAGPGPSYLDEGSGGPENDFTNRNTTFMTWNLLHLARMLKDAGGIPAYGNQRSEWDAGCRFDFENPEYR